The region GCAGGCGAAACCACTCGCCGCAGGCGAAACCACTCGCCGCAGGCGAAACCACTCGCCGCAGGCGAAACCACTCGTCCCGCAACGCGGGACGAAACACCGGACCGCAGGCGGCGCTATGCGCCGACGAGGTTTACGGACAGAAGGGGTCTGGCTGGGGGATGTCGAAGTTGATGAGTTCCTGGCGGGCCTGGCCGTAGGTGAGATCAAGGGGGAGTCCGCCGCGCAGAAGCGTGAAAATGGCCGTGGAGCCTTCGATGACCACGATGCCATGGGCACGCGTGTAGTAGAAATCGGCATCCTCGTCGATAGTGATGGGAACGAGAATGTTATCGGGATTGGGGATACTGGCGTCGATGGAGAGCGTGACATGGGCGCAATCCTTGTACGTGCGCTGGTCGGTAACCACGGAAGTCCGTCCCCGGTACCGTCCAGAAATCCGGTAACGGATGGTCAGCAGGGGGATGGGAGAATATTCGAAATTGAAGATGGTCCACTCTGTCTGCGGATTATCGACAGATGGCACGGCCAGGAATTCACTCGGGATGTCCTCGATAGGAAGTCCCGGAATACTGCCGATGGATGCGAGCTGGATGAGTCCGGGACTGCTCATCATCACCCCGGCGGCCGTTTTGCGGACGAACAGTGTATCCGTCGTGGGACCCATCGCCGTGATCACCTGGTTGAGCTGCACGGCATAGGAAAGGCTGTCAACCGCTCTCGTACCGGTGATGCTGGAGCGCACCTGTGCGACGCCCTTTGCCCAGCTCCCGTTCCGCATCGTATCGACGCGGTATTCCCACGCGCTTCCCGCTTCCACGGGATAGTACTGCATGTCCGCCATGAGGGCATTCCCGCTGGAAACGACATCAGGAGGGGCTTCATTACAGGCGACGAGCACGAGGCTCAGCAGAAGAAGGGGAAGAACGCTGCGCATGGGGAACCTCTCAGCTCTGGAGGAATTGCTTGAGTTTCATGATGGCGAGTGCACGATGACTGATACTGTTTTTTTCTTCAGCGGTCAGTTCGGCGTAGCTGCGGTCATATCCTTCGGGACGAAAAACGGGATCGTAGCCGAAGCCGTTTTCACCGCTGGGATGGCGCAGAATGTCTCCCTCGACCTTCCCCTCGAAATACTCTTCCATCCTGTGTCCCACCAAAGCAATCACGCAGCGGAAGCGCGCATCGCGCCGGCGCGGCGGTACCTGCCGCATGGCACCCAGCAATTTCTCATTGTTGTCCGCATACGTCGCATCCTCACCCGCATAACGCGCCGAGTACACCCCGGGAGCGCCAAGGAGGTAGTACACTTCCAGTCCCGTATCATCGGCAATCACCGGCAATCCGGTGCACTTGTGCGCCGCCAGCGCTTTCTTGAGCGCGTTCGCCTCCAGCGTCTTGCCGTCCTCTTCGACTTCAGGACAGTCCGGAAATTCCGTCAGATCACGGATGGTGATCGGGAGTCCCTCAAGCATGGCGCGGAGTTCTTCTGTTTTGTGAGGATTGCGTGTCGCAAGGACGAGCGTATCGAACTTCATTGTGGACTGGATACCAGTTGTGGATGCAATACGTCAACTTACTGCAGTTTGCGGATAAGGGCAACCTTTACGCTCAGGCATCCCCGGGATCGCTTTCCAGCGTCACCATCTCCATCCCCTGCCCTGATGATTCCATGATCTCGCGCGAAATACGGCGTCCCTCCGGCGAAGCAAACGCCTCGTTCATCGCATCTTCGGTGGCAAAGCGGGCCTCGACCATCAATTGTGCCGGGAATT is a window of bacterium DNA encoding:
- a CDS encoding EthD family reductase, with product MIRTIWLFNDKEQEAYIKESFLPLLHALPGAEGIAMLRVVASAMGEFPAQLMVEARFATEDAMNEAFASPEGRRISREIMESSGQGMEMVTLESDPGDA
- the rdgB gene encoding RdgB/HAM1 family non-canonical purine NTP pyrophosphatase; translated protein: MKFDTLVLATRNPHKTEELRAMLEGLPITIRDLTEFPDCPEVEEDGKTLEANALKKALAAHKCTGLPVIADDTGLEVYYLLGAPGVYSARYAGEDATYADNNEKLLGAMRQVPPRRRDARFRCVIALVGHRMEEYFEGKVEGDILRHPSGENGFGYDPVFRPEGYDRSYAELTAEEKNSISHRALAIMKLKQFLQS